Below is a genomic region from Betta splendens chromosome 8, fBetSpl5.4, whole genome shotgun sequence.
TTTCAACTCTGGGTCCTCAGCCAAGACCACCCACCAGTGGTCATATGTGATGTCTCTCATCTGTCTGTCCAGCTCAGACtgctcataataaaccagtgcGTGTGATCTGCCTGAGGTTTTTCATGAAGGCCATGGTTGTAGGTTTACACAGAAGACTCACCTTAAACGCGATCTTCTGCCccacctgtggaggagcagctagAAGGGGCATGGAGCTGTAGTCCTGTGTGGGGACGCTTCCTGCTCCATTCTACAGCCAGAGACATACACAGGAGACATTATTCATTCCAATTCATAGTCCGCAAGTTATTTACCAGCACAAtaacttaaataaatataaacaaactcCATACAGCTGTGAATGTATATTATAAGGATtattcttttatatatataataacaataaaatgtataaattgAGAATATATGAGTTCAAACTTGGATATTTTCCTGCAAGAACCGTTACTTTATAATATTGCTTAGGTCCAATTAAAACATCTCGCAGACCTGGAGGACGAAGGACACGTTGCTCAGTGAATCTGTGTGGTATGACGACACCTTGGTTCCATCACTGAACTCAAACAAGGACCCACTGTGTCCAGCTGTGCCCTGTTCCCGGTCCTGGCCACCACCGCAGCCTCTCCCAGACCCCTGCGGCACTGAACCAGATCCCGGCCGTTCAGGTTGGGAGACCAGGTCTAtttcctcctcgctgtcagATGAACCGGGTGGCGAGTCTGGAGGTGTTTTCTGGGATTCTGAGGCGTCTTTGAGTGATGCAGAAGTTGATGGTTTCTTTTTTGGTGGGGCTTTTAAAGTGCTACTGGAATCAGAGGAAGAGTCCTCCTGTGTCGCTGCAGTGGGTTTAACTGTGCATTTAACTGGGCTTTCCACACTCTGTGGGATTCTCCTGCTGGAAGCAGCTGGTTTGGGTGGGTCAGCCTCGGGTTCGGGTGGGTCAGCCTCGGGTTCGGGCCGGTCAGCCtctgtcttcttcctcttcttcctcctccctgtgtgttTACCCTGTGACTTCCTCTCATCACCTGAAGCCTCCCTGGCATCGTCGTCCAGCATCTTTCTCTTCTcgcgtttcttcttcttgctttCTGTGTTCGCTCCATCCTCCCCCGGCGGCTCACCCTCCGCTCTGTGGCGCTTTCTGCACTTCTTCTTTGGTGTTTCAGAACAGCCGTCGAGCCCGTTGACCTGCGTCAGACAATGCACCTTCACCCTGAGAAACAGGAGCAAACTTCAACGCACAGGTCGCGCTTATGGCTCAGGGGAATTATGAATAAGCATGATGGCCGTCAGGGCTAACCAGAGTTAGCGCCATGCTCTCCTCTGCTGGATGTGGCCCGGTTCGGGAAGGGACGTACCTGACGCTGTCGTTGTCCCGCACCACATAGACGCTCTCTGTGTGCGGCAGGTAGCAGTCCTCTATGAACAGGTTGAGGATGCTGCCGCGGCTGAACTCGAACTTCTCTTTGATGATACTCTCCAGATCCGCCACCACGCGACACTTGTTCAGGTCCACGAGCAGCCAGCACATGCGGCTATCGACGACAGCAGGCGGCGGATAGTCAAAGTACAAGCGCACGCGGATGTTACCGTTAGTGCCGCTGTTACTGTAAGCCGCCATGACAGCTagtaaaacaaatcaaatgctTCCGGTTagatatttcaaaataagaccagCAGTAGCTACGAGACAGTTGCTCTTCCAGTTCAACATACTGTTACAAAAATACTTAAAATTTGAAAACTTGAAATGAGTATGAGAAACTTTGAAAACTACTTGAAATTTAAAAATCGTGCAGCGAGGAGGGATAATTCAGTTATTTGTCTAACATCCACATTGCATTCTTTTGTAGCAATGAAATGTTTTCAGAAGCCGATCTTACGTTCATGGCGTTTGcggaaaaacagacaaaacttTATTTGCAGATTCGATCGAGACTGTCAGCTTTATATATTCTTCATATTTGCCTAAATATTCTTAATTTCAGTTTGCATTCAGCTCAGTGTAAACAAATTTCAGCCTTAAAATAACTCATCTCATCTCTCCCGCGTCTTGGTTCGAGTGCCCCGAAAGATTTTGATTTGTTACTTTGTGATTGATTTGACTAATTTTTGCTGTTGTCTGTTGCCTTTATCGTTTAAAATGCCACTTCTGTTATGATCGTTACTGTTATTGTGCTTGGTGTCAATAACAGAATTTATGCAGTACTAATTTTACTTTATTCGTTTCTAGGTTTAAGTTACAGATATATTGCACACAAGTGGGCCTAAACGTCAGAACCAGTATCTTATTGCTCAGTGGAGCTGCTTTTACGCCATCGGCACAAATCAAGGTTTGTCCCACACTTTgtggttttggagcttttccAGTAGCTTCCACCTGTAACATGTCTCCATTCACCCATGTCCTTTGACCATAGGACTTCCAGCTGCTAATGCTGTGAACACCGTTAGTGGATCTTGCCCCTTTGCTTTCTGAGCAGATCAGATGTGCACGTGACAATGATTTGACTCAAGGCGCGGTTCGAGCCTATTTCTAGCCTAGAGCGGAAGTAACCGAGGGCTGTCAGCTGATTCCGGTTGGAGTCATGTGATATTTTGGTCCGACTGAGCGGAGCAGACACAGACCGTCAGGACGCGTTTCCACGATGGACCTGAGAGGAGCAGCTCCCGCTTTGTGGTTCTTATTTTCCGTCGTGCTCAGTAAAGGTGAGATCGATGCTTGTGCAGCAGCTACGGTGTTAAACGGAACAGGGGTCGCGTTACTGAGCACGTTGACTCAGCGAATAGCGAAACGAAAACGAATCTGCCGTTTCCATGTAGTGATCTGTTGCTTTATGCGTCTGCGGCTCAGTAACTAAATACTTAAAGTACCTGCAGCTGCATAGTAATAAAGTGCTTCTATTTCATGTTTAGGAAACGAAATGTGCATCTTACTTAGACGGGAACAGTTTTAGAGTCGTCTTAATAAAACAATAGTGACATGAGTATTGAGCCCAGCGCCGGATTCACAGGCCTCCCCGCTGCTCCTCAAGGCGAAGAAGCGTGGAACTATGTGGAAGTGAGAGACGGGGCCCACATGTTCTGGTGGCTGTACTACGTTGACGGCCAGTCTGCAGCCAACGACCGACCTCTGATCATGTGGCTGCAGGTAGGACACGCTCTGCCCAACCCTCTGTCTCTCCTGATTAAATCAATGTGTGTTTAACGGAGAGGTGCTCTCTGGAGTGGAAGCCGACTAAAGCAGCTGCATGAGACATCTCTTGATCCAAATACACACCAAGAGATGATGTGAAGGCACTTATTGTTCATTGCTTCTTTCCGAATGCAGCTGCTCTGGCTAAACTATCATATAATAATATGTCCTAAAGTCCAAAAGTCTAGTGACCGCCTCGTCCCATGACTGCGCTCTCAGCAGAAGCTATGAGCTAATGAGTCATTGTGCTAAGAATGGATGCACTGCTGCATCCAGGATCCCAACCTGAAACCTGCTGGTGTAAAAGTGCACTGCTTTTAGCCCAGGGGTGATGGGAGCTCAGCGAACTGTTCACCTGCATGACTGTGGTTTTCAGGGAGGACCGGGAGGATCCGGAACTGGCTTCGGCAACTTTGAGGAGATCGGACCTTTAAACAGGAACCTAGAGCCCAGAAAGACAAACTGGGTAAGATGGTGGGGGTTTAAATGAACAGGATTTCAGTGATGGTGTGTGAAATGCGGGTTGATGTACGTGTATTGTAGGTTCAGGCAgccagtgttttatttgtggACAACCCGGTGGGAACTGGCTTCAGCTACACTGACAGGCCTGATGCCTACGCCACCAACGTTGCCACGGTGGCCTCGGACATGCTGGTGCTGCTCAAACACTTCTTCACAGAGAGACCTGAGTTTCAGGTATTTCAACAGGAGAAAGGTGCAAAATGACCAAAAGGCAAATACCCAGTATAAACTTCACACTATGCTGTTCTCTGCAGAGCGTCCCGTTTTACATCTTCTCTGAGTCGTACGGAGGCAAGATGGCAGCGGCCATCTCCCTGGAGCTCACCAAGGTGAGATGATGACTGACAGGTCACGAGCCTTCTGGTGTCTAATGACTGGCATTCAGGCTGCAGACGTAGTGTGGAGTCAgatctgatgggttcaaacccCCAGTTACAGTAGCTCCAGCATTTGGAGCACACATAGTTCAGGTTAAGTGGTGGTTGAAGCTTGATAATGCAAACACACGTTGTGGTCATGAATCATTTCTACCAACATTCTGCAGAGAGTTCGAGCTTCTGCGTCACCTTCACATTCTTGAACCCATGACAGAATACCTAGGCTTGTGGTCTGACTAATCCACGTCTCTGCTACGTTTCCAGGCCGCAGCCAAAGGGGCTGTGAAGTGCAGGTTTGCTGGGGTGGCACTGGGAGACTCATGGATTTCCCCTCTGGGTTAGTGTAACGGAGCCGTCAGGGTGATTTCTGTGTCAGGATGTGTAAAAGTCCTCAGACCTACAACTACTAGACTTGTGCTTCGTCCACAGACTCCGTGATGACGTGGGGCCCGTACCTCTACACTACTGTAAGTAACTAAAAACGGGTCAAAGCTCGtgtgcagtgtttcctgagaaTCCGTGTTCCCATCGGCGCTGGTGTCTTTGCTGCAGTCGCTGCTGGATGATTATGGGCTGTCGGACGTCAAAAAGGCAGCGGAGGCCGTGAAGCAAGCGGTGGAACAGGAGCAGTTTAAGAAAGCAACGGAGCTGTGGTCCGTGACTGAGACTGTGGTGGAGCAGGTCGGTACCGTCCACATTAGCAACAATACACCGAGTTAAATCGTTAGCTTTAACTGTATCACAGCAGATTTAGACTGTGTTCCCTGCATCGGCTCTTATTCTTGATTTTAGAGCTTtcagtagcacacacacacacacacacacagcttgcgTTGGTGATGCAGCCATCGAGCTCCTGGCTCgtctccttgtttttctcagaACACCAACGGCGTGAACTTCTACAACATACTGACCCAGGACCCGTCTGAGAGGCGCCTCCATTCAGCCGCAGAGAGCTACATTGGTAGGAAACCATTATCCGCCAGTCGGCCCATTTTCGGCTCCACGTTCACTTCCGCCCTGTCTTCCCGCGTCAGCTCGGCAGGTGCGGCGCCACATCGCTCCCCTCCACGGCCAGTCGCTGAGCGAGCTGATGAACGGAGACATCAGGAAGAAGCTGGGCATCATCCCCGAGAACGTGACGTGGGGAGGTCCGTGTCCCGGCAGCaggttcctgctcctcctccttaaTCGCCTCCTGCTCCCGCTCACCGTGTCGTTGCTGTATTTAGGTCAGGCTGAGGAGGTTTTCAGCTACATGGCAGAGGACTTCATGAAGCCAGTGGTGAACGTGGTGGACCAGCTGCTGACGGCTGGAGTCAACGTCACCGTGTACAACGGCCAGCTGGACCTCATAGTGGACACCTTGGGTAACTCGGCCAAGCCTAGTCATGCTTTGTGTGTAATAAAGGAAGTGAACAGACCTTAACCTCGGCCCAAGCAGCAGTGTGAGGCCTGACCTTTTGTCCCGGTCCGTCATCACAGGCCAGGAGCTGTGGGTGAAGCGGCTGAAGTGGGACGGCCTGCCGGGTTTCAACACGCTCAGGTGGACTCCTCTGGACGATCCCGCCGCCGCGGGCGTCACCGGCGCTTTCTACAAGAACTACAAGAACTTTGCTTTCTATTGGATTCTCAAAGCAGGTCATATGGTAAGATCTTGGCAGCTGAGTCCTGTTCTACTTGAAATTTTAACTCATCATCCTATAAAAAGTAACAAGACCAGCTGGTTTATACTCGTTATTTTAAGCGTAACTCCAGTAAATGGACACTGTCTATGTGTGTTTCAGATCCCCTCAGACCAGGGGCCTATGGCTCtacagatgatgaagatgatcacCCAGCAGGTCTGAACCTTCACCCCAACGCTAGCTGGCTTGGCTTTGACAATCACAATCATCACatgaccttttttttaataatttcacTTTCTGCTAAATGACGTGGAAGCACTGACACCAATAAAGAGCTTTTTTTAACCGTTTGCTACTTCTGTTATGTCAAATACAATATTtgttaaatacaaatacaaaaggaaaaaagccaaataaaaactattttattATCAAAGTTAAatacagattttaaaaaaattatacaaGCATTTAATCGATTGCACATAATCCACCTGCTGTGATGCACTAATTGAACTGGATGCAGAATTTAGTTATTTTTAACTGTGTGTATTTAAAGTTCTTCTTGCAGTAAATGTGCACAatcatcagaacatgaacatgttGCTATGTGAATCTGACTGATGCCATCCTTTAAAAATGACTTAAGATGTTCATAATAGTTTATACTAACGTTCACCTTAATGTTGTCAAATAAATGAGACTTTACATATGGATCCAATTCTACAACACAAATAATTTACAGACTGATTCGGCTCATGTATGTGCAGTTACAGTATAACCAGGGCACAGGAAAACATTCAGCTCGTTTAGTCCAAGTGGCACCTTAATccacaaaatatttaaaatatttaattttgacACCAGTATTGCAATTAATACTTCATGTTTCTGTTCACCCGGGAATCAGAGCTGGAGCTTGTTGCTGTGAGGCAGAAGCATTAACCTTCGTCTGGTCTGCCGTTAGCTGTACACATGCATCGGGCCTAAATCCACTAACATCAGGGTAACAGGGGCTTTAGTTCAGTCTAGCAGGACATGGAGGCAGATGTTTAACAGAGGAGGGATATaatcagagaagcagcagggcGATGTAAAGAGAGAAAAACTACAGATTCAATAAAGCAgatgaacaaaataaaatcaaataatctAAGCAGATTGACATGATGCTGTGACAGATGACGACTATGACCAGGTTTTTCAGAATGCGCCTGCTACTCTAACCGTCCAACCTGGAAACGTTAGCATTGGAGCTCGGCCTGGTCACGTTCATCTGAAGTCAAGGTGTTGCACCCATCGTGTAGCTGACGCTTCTTCTGCCCCAGTGGCTCTCTGGTACCGACAAACCCTTCTTCACCACTggctccaccaccagctccagcagccccgGAGGCCTCGGCACCCTCAGCTCCGTCACTCTGAAAAGATTGGAGTAGGCCCGTCCCACCAGGACCAGCTGGCCCGGGGGGACCCGCGGATCTGGTCCCCTCAGCTGCCGGGAGTAAACCTTGAAGTGGCGAACAAGCTCACGTGGGTATTCCCAGCGCAGGGTTGCGTTGAGGCGCAGCGTGAACCCGTTAGACCCTGGTGAGCTGCCGGCGCCGTGCAGCCACACCACATCGTAGATACAGAAGCCCTGCACCGCCTCAGAGGGGTCGCGCAGAGTGGAGGCATCCAGGAGCTGGTACAGAGATACACAGGGGTTCTATTACACGCCCTAACAGGGAACCTGTCAGTCCTTCATTAATAACTGGAGTCCACTGTCTCACCATAAGCTCTCCAACTCTGCAGGTGAAGGACGTGTCCTGATCCTCTTTATTCTGCTGAATCCTCACATTGACCTCTCTAAGAGCACAGCCCGGCTGCTCCACCTGCCAGAACCtgcaaacagagacacagagtcagAACGCAGACGGGTCTGGAGGATGGGACAGAGAAG
It encodes:
- the coil gene encoding coilin — encoded protein: MAAYSNSGTNGNIRVRLYFDYPPPAVVDSRMCWLLVDLNKCRVVADLESIIKEKFEFSRGSILNLFIEDCYLPHTESVYVVRDNDSVRVKVHCLTQVNGLDGCSETPKKKCRKRHRAEGEPPGEDGANTESKKKKREKRKMLDDDAREASGDERKSQGKHTGRRKKRKKTEADRPEPEADPPEPEADPPKPAASSRRIPQSVESPVKCTVKPTAATQEDSSSDSSSTLKAPPKKKPSTSASLKDASESQKTPPDSPPGSSDSEEEIDLVSQPERPGSGSVPQGSGRGCGGGQDREQGTAGHSGSLFEFSDGTKVSSYHTDSLSNVSFVLQNGAGSVPTQDYSSMPLLAAPPQVGQKIAFKLLELTENYSPEVSEYKEGRIVSFDPTTKQIELELLHVSEAPTEPGKFDLVYQNPDGTERVEYAVSRGAWVTERWDSLLEPRLIL
- the scpep1 gene encoding retinoid-inducible serine carboxypeptidase isoform X2; this translates as MDLRGAAPALWFLFSVVLSKGEEAWNYVEVRDGAHMFWWLYYVDGQSAANDRPLIMWLQGGPGGSGTGFGNFEEIGPLNRNLEPRKTNWVQAASVLFVDNPVGTGFSYTDRPDAYATNVATVASDMLVLLKHFFTERPEFQSVPFYIFSESYGGKMAAAISLELTKAAAKGAVKCRFAGVALGDSWISPLDSVMTWGPYLYTTSLLDDYGLSDVKKAAEAVKQAVEQEQFKKATELWSVTETVVEQNTNGVNFYNILTQDPSERRLHSAAESYIARQVRRHIAPLHGQSLSELMNGDIRKKLGIIPENVTWGGQAEEVFSYMAEDFMKPVVNVVDQLLTAGVNVTVYNGQLDLIVDTLGQELWVKRLKWDGLPGFNTLRWTPLDDPAAAGVTGAFYKNYKNFAFYWILKAGHMIPSDQGPMALQMMKMITQQV
- the scpep1 gene encoding retinoid-inducible serine carboxypeptidase isoform X1, with the protein product MDLRGAAPALWFLFSVVLSKGLPAAPQGEEAWNYVEVRDGAHMFWWLYYVDGQSAANDRPLIMWLQGGPGGSGTGFGNFEEIGPLNRNLEPRKTNWVQAASVLFVDNPVGTGFSYTDRPDAYATNVATVASDMLVLLKHFFTERPEFQSVPFYIFSESYGGKMAAAISLELTKAAAKGAVKCRFAGVALGDSWISPLDSVMTWGPYLYTTSLLDDYGLSDVKKAAEAVKQAVEQEQFKKATELWSVTETVVEQNTNGVNFYNILTQDPSERRLHSAAESYIARQVRRHIAPLHGQSLSELMNGDIRKKLGIIPENVTWGGQAEEVFSYMAEDFMKPVVNVVDQLLTAGVNVTVYNGQLDLIVDTLGQELWVKRLKWDGLPGFNTLRWTPLDDPAAAGVTGAFYKNYKNFAFYWILKAGHMIPSDQGPMALQMMKMITQQV